A single Hippocampus zosterae strain Florida chromosome 17, ASM2543408v3, whole genome shotgun sequence DNA region contains:
- the gpatch8 gene encoding G patch domain-containing protein 8 isoform X1 translates to MADRFSRFNEERDFQGGNHFDQYEDGQVELEQASLDKPIESDNIGHRLLQKHGWKLGQGLGKTMQGRTDPVPIILKYDVMGMGRMEMEMDYAEDATEKRRVLEVEKEETEELRQKYKDQIEKEKAIAKALEDLRANFYCELCDKQYTKHQEFDNHINSYDHAHKQRLKELKQREFARNVSSRSRKGGKKQEKMLRRLHELAEQRKQQDRTPGSGPMFKTTTVAIDGEKAEDGDIFAPETAIVTEPAFEVFVPDKSERASPKPAPTLSFSLGKKKNCSSPSASASSKVSVSFSFAKKAPVKLETVAAVFTDPGEEVIEGEDGEEGEKAAVQDEASACNADSPKGGSRVSDGGESSVATGTEETQQSNDGNSLASTLNKLKMMMKKEESYAGQDPQYYHYMPPAHCRVKPHFQFLLFMKATDQNQSKEEDDDEDEVQEEKVETASQESNVVECSNEDDDDDDAITASTPEAQQTPQPSKVKEEDNTACAVETTPDLPSSLKQKEESSPPPPQPLDSNLGPKIPMGPFFPVLSKDESTTLQWPSELLEFTKAPPSVSYSCNPLYFDFKRSRNKGMRAGKAVKSPKPGEPPDKEKQKEITPKAEPVAKTELNSDGAAVKAQHGHSESGDQTVATGGGSAKKKKKKKKHKKSTKHSKRKAQAKDALAEDAQGETEPTQEMPKKKKKHKRKKSKNKAADQEEAAGEEKEKAKEKSEVKPEPSSVQAPAGRVGGTGKRKRAMKGPTSRSGVAERSTGKSLDKASTSEEHGSNKRLKTDSGPSQSASCSTSAQKSPGPGRPPSSESEEEGGSTTRRSRHHRSSPREERRHHSEESRRSGSRSSRRGSSRRQHHRGKTSQSRSYSSSSDRSSAGSSAYSHRSRSYSDSYSDYSTEGHQRRHSKRSSDSDYERRGNRGHRRSRRRQYSSSSSDDSRSRSRSYSRRKRHRRHHRSTSRSSTSWSRSTSVRSWRRSYSRSRSSGSRSSSSAKGSPHRRSAQSRAGSETLRRDFNRTSVYRSQSPRSASRGLTRTAISSQAQRLSGSRDAGEYKNSLTARQLLEKIQSKKNSDDPIAATKSGLKIKDPPQGYFGPKLPPSTKSMLPLFGKLQAAKKAPVIPPNRTDECDKPGEGKSTEADGEVILVEPIREFPPPPPPPPPPVLPVQKVEETPQSVTVQEETQQPTSDTQVLQEPRLLYEQDSSVMIPQYQGELGQEPLQNPMMETLMPDMQQQQPPMHGYPMYAPAGLEEDGLEAEEDGLAPLESQPITFTPEEMEKYSKLQQAAQQHIQQQLLAKQVKSFPPAAVAATAALAPAPPPPALQQIHIQQPAVSVASGTSITTVQHAILQHHAATAAAMGIHPAHHPHPAHAQLAQVHHIPQHHLTPISLSPLGHTLGHSLGHAGLIPAHHTAFLSGQPIHIIPASALHHTPLAFHHVPHAALYPTLFTPRPSQAAAAAAAALQLHPLLHPIFSGQDLQHPSNHGT, encoded by the exons GACGCACGGACCCCGTGCCCATTATTCTTAAATATGATGTCATGGGGATGGGACGGATGGAGATGGAG atggacTATGCAGAGGATGCCACAGAGAAAAGAAGAGTGCTCGAAGTGGAAAAGGAAGAGACAGAAGAGCTGCGGCAGAAATACAAG GATCAGATTGAGAAGGAGAAAGCAATTGCAAAAGCCCTGGAAGACCTGAGGGCTAATTTCTACTGTGAACTGTGTGACAAGCAGTACACCAAGCACCAGGAATTTGACAACCACATCAACTCCTATGACCACGCTCACAAGCAG AGGCTGAAAGAGCTCAAGCAGCGGGAGTTTGCTCGGAATGTGTCTTCGCGTTCCCGCAAAGGTGGAAAGAAACAGGAAAAGATGCTGCGTCGTCTTCACGAGCTGGCTGAGCAGAGGAAGCAACAGGACCG caCTCCGGGAAGTGGACCCATGTTCAAAACCACCACAGTGGCTATAGATGGCGAGAAAGCCGAAGATGGAGATATCTTTGCCCCTGAGACTGCTATTGTGACCGAGCCTGCCTTCGAGGTCTTTGTTCCAGACAAAAGCGAACGAGCCTCCCCGAAGCCTGCGCCGACGTTGAGCTTCTCCTTGGGCAAGAAGAAGAACTGCTCCTCACCTAGCGCCAGCGCGTCCTCCAAAGTCAGTGTGTCGTTCTCCTTCGCCAAGAAGGCACCGGTGAAGCTGGAGACGGTGGCTGCGGTGTTTACCGATCCCGGCGAGGAGGTCATCGAAGGAGAGGATGGCGAGGAGGGAGAAAAGGCGGCGGTCCAAGATGAAGCGTCTGCCTGCAACGCTGACAGCCCCAAAGGAGGCTCGCGCGTAAGTGATGGAGGAGAGTCCAGCGTTGCGACGGGGACAGAGGAGACGCAGCAGTCCAACGACGGAAACTCGCTGGCCTCGACGCTCAACAAGCtgaaaatgatgatgaagaaggAGGAGAGCTATGCAGGACAGGATCCCCAGTACTACCACTACATGCCCCCAGCGCACTGTCGAGTGAAGCCTCACTTCCAGTTTCTGCTGTTCATGAAGGCAACTGATCAGAATCAGAGTAAAGAAGAAGATGACGATGAGGACGAAGTGCAGGAGGAGAAGGTTGAGACCGCTTCTCAGGAGTCCAACGTCGTCGAGTGCAGCAACgaagatgacgacgatgatgatgccaTCACCGCCTCAACCCCTGAAGCTCAACAAACTCCTCAGCCTTCAAAAGTGAAGGAAGAGGACAACACTGCATGCGCAGTGGAGACGACTCCTGATCTTCCATCTTCCCTtaagcagaaagaagaaagctcaccaccaccaccgcagcCTTTAGACTCCAACTTGGGTCCCAAGATTCCCATGGGTCCCTTCTTCCCCGTGTTGAGTAAAGATGAGAGCACCACCTTGCAGTGGCCCTCCGAGCTCCTCGAGTTCACCAAAGCGCCGCCTTCAGTGTCTTACAGCTGCAATCCTTTATACTTTGATTTCAAGCGGTCTCGGAACAAGGGCATGCGTGCTGGGAAGGCTGTTAAGTCTCCAAAGCCTGGCGAGCCGCCTGACAAAGAAAAGCAGAAAGAGATAACCCCTAAGGCGGAACCCGTTGCTAAAACAGAGCTCAACAGTGATGGGGCCGCCGTGAAAGCGCAACATGGCCATTCCGAAAGTGGCGATCAAACGGTAGCGACGGGCGGCGGCAGcgccaagaagaaaaagaagaagaagaagcacaaAAAGTCGACAAAACATTCGAAGCGCAAAGCACAAGCTAAAGACGCACTCGCGGAAGATGCGCAGGGCGAGACCGAACCAACTCAAGAGATgcccaagaaaaagaaaaagcacaaaagaaAGAAGAGCAAGAACAAAGCAGCGGATCAAGAAGAAGCTGCAGGTGAGGAAAAGGAGAAAGCCAAGGAAAAGTCTGAAGTTAAACCCGAGCCTTCCTCAGTGCAGGCCCCAGCTGGAAGAGTTGGAGGAACTGGGAAGCGTAAACGGGCTATGAAGGGCCCTACGAGCAGGTCAGGAGTAGCGGAAAGGAGCACTGGAAAAAGCTTAGACAAAGCTAGTACCTCCGAGGAGCACGGCAGCAACAAGCGACTAAAAACAGATTCCGGGCCCTCCCAGAGCGCCTCTTGTTCCACCTCGGCTCAGAAAAGCCCGGGTCCCGGAAGACCTCCCAGTAGCGAGAGTGAGGAGGAAGGTGGTTCCACCACTCGGCGTTCGCGCCATCACCGGTCGAGTCCTCGGGAGGAGCGGCGTCACCACAGCGAGGAGTCGAGGCGCTCCGGCAGCCGCTCTTCGAGACGCGGCAGCAGCCGTCGACAGCACCACCGTGGCAAAACCTCCCAGAGTCGCTCTTATTCCAGCAGCTCTGACCGCTCCTCAGCGGGAAGCAGCGCCTACAGCCACCGAAGCCGCAGCTACTCGGACAGCTACAGCGACTACAGTACAGAGGGACACCAGCGCAGGCACTCCAAACGCTCGTCGGACTCAGACTACGAAAGGCGGGGCAACCGAGGGCACCGGCGGTCCAGGCGGCGCCAGtactcctcgtcctcctccgacGATTCCCGCTCACGGTCGCGCAGCTACAGCCGCAGGAAGCGGCACCGGCGCCACCACCGCAGCACCTCCAGGAGCTCCACGAGCTGGAGCCGCAGCACCAGCGTTCGATCTTGGAGGCGCAGCTACAGCCGCAGCCGCAGCTCGGGGAGCCGCTCATCCAGCTCGGCCAAGGGCTCCCCACACCGCCGGAGCGCGCAGAGCCGAGCGGGCAGCGAGACCCTGCGCAGGGACTTTAACCGGACCAGCGTCTATCGCTCGCAGTCGCCGCGATCCGCCTCACGCGGTCTTACCCGCACCGCCATCAGCTCACAAGCTCAGCGGCTCAGCGGCTCCCGGGATGCGGGCGAGTACAAAAACTCCCTCACGGCACGTCAGCTCTTGGAGAAGATTCAGTCGAAAAAGAATTCCGACGATCCCATCGCAGCAACCAAATCTGGTTTAAAGATCAAGGACCCACCGCAGGGATACTTTGGTCCCAAACTACCGCCATCTACCAAAAGCATGCTGCCGCTTTTTGGTAAGCTTCAAGCGGCGAAGAAAGCACCCGTGATCCCACCGAACAGAACGGATGAGTGTGACAAACCTGGAGAAGGGAAGAGCACGGAGGCTGATGGAGAAGTTATCCTGGTGGAGCCCATAAGGGAATTcccgccgccgcctccacctCCGCCACCTCCAGTTCTGCCAGTGCAGAAAGTCGAGGAGACCCCACAGAGCGTGACAGTACAGGAAGAGACGCAACAGCCGACATCGGACACTCAGGTGCTGCAAGAACCCCGGCTACTTTATGAGCAGGACTCCTCCGTGATGATACCTCAGTACCAAGGGGAACTCGGGCAGGAGCCCTTGCAGAACCCCATGATGGAGACCCTCATGCCCGACATGCAACAGCAGCAGCCCCCGATGCACGGCTACCCCATGTACGCGCCTGCCGGCCTAGAGGAGGACGGGCTGGAGGCAGAGGAAGACGGCCTGGCACCGCTGGAGAGTCAGCCCATCACCTTCACGCCGGAGGAGATGGAGAAGTACAGCAAGCTGCAGCAGGCGGCGCAGCAGCACAtccagcagcagctgctggcCAAGCAGGTCAAGAGCTTCCCGCCGGCCGCCGTGGCCGCTACCGCCGCCCTGGCGCCGGCGCCTCCCCCACCCGCCCTGCAGCAGATCCACATCCAGCAGCCCGCTGTATCGGTGGCGTCGGGCACGTCCATCACCACCGTGCAACACGCCATTCTGCAGCACCACGCTGCCACTGCTGCCGCCATGGGCATCCACCCGGCGCACCACCCGCACCCCGCCCATGCCCAGCTGGCCCAGGTGCACCACATACCACAGCACCACCTCACCCCCATTTCCTTATCCCCCTTGGGTCACACTCTTGGACACTCGCTGGGACACGCCGGGCTGATCCCCGCCCACCACACCGCCTTCCTTTCCGGGCAGCCCATACACATCATCCCAGCCTCGGCGCTCCATCACACACCCTTGGCCTTCCACCACGTGCCCCACGCCGCCCTCTACCCTACGCTCTTCACACCCAGACCCTcgcaggcggcggcggcagcagcggcggctcTCCAGCTCCACCCGCTCCTCCACCCCATCTTCTCAGGGCAGGACCTCCAGCATCCATCTAACCACGGCACTTGA
- the gpatch8 gene encoding G patch domain-containing protein 8 isoform X2, which yields MQGRTDPVPIILKYDVMGMGRMEMEMDYAEDATEKRRVLEVEKEETEELRQKYKDQIEKEKAIAKALEDLRANFYCELCDKQYTKHQEFDNHINSYDHAHKQRLKELKQREFARNVSSRSRKGGKKQEKMLRRLHELAEQRKQQDRTPGSGPMFKTTTVAIDGEKAEDGDIFAPETAIVTEPAFEVFVPDKSERASPKPAPTLSFSLGKKKNCSSPSASASSKVSVSFSFAKKAPVKLETVAAVFTDPGEEVIEGEDGEEGEKAAVQDEASACNADSPKGGSRVSDGGESSVATGTEETQQSNDGNSLASTLNKLKMMMKKEESYAGQDPQYYHYMPPAHCRVKPHFQFLLFMKATDQNQSKEEDDDEDEVQEEKVETASQESNVVECSNEDDDDDDAITASTPEAQQTPQPSKVKEEDNTACAVETTPDLPSSLKQKEESSPPPPQPLDSNLGPKIPMGPFFPVLSKDESTTLQWPSELLEFTKAPPSVSYSCNPLYFDFKRSRNKGMRAGKAVKSPKPGEPPDKEKQKEITPKAEPVAKTELNSDGAAVKAQHGHSESGDQTVATGGGSAKKKKKKKKHKKSTKHSKRKAQAKDALAEDAQGETEPTQEMPKKKKKHKRKKSKNKAADQEEAAGEEKEKAKEKSEVKPEPSSVQAPAGRVGGTGKRKRAMKGPTSRSGVAERSTGKSLDKASTSEEHGSNKRLKTDSGPSQSASCSTSAQKSPGPGRPPSSESEEEGGSTTRRSRHHRSSPREERRHHSEESRRSGSRSSRRGSSRRQHHRGKTSQSRSYSSSSDRSSAGSSAYSHRSRSYSDSYSDYSTEGHQRRHSKRSSDSDYERRGNRGHRRSRRRQYSSSSSDDSRSRSRSYSRRKRHRRHHRSTSRSSTSWSRSTSVRSWRRSYSRSRSSGSRSSSSAKGSPHRRSAQSRAGSETLRRDFNRTSVYRSQSPRSASRGLTRTAISSQAQRLSGSRDAGEYKNSLTARQLLEKIQSKKNSDDPIAATKSGLKIKDPPQGYFGPKLPPSTKSMLPLFGKLQAAKKAPVIPPNRTDECDKPGEGKSTEADGEVILVEPIREFPPPPPPPPPPVLPVQKVEETPQSVTVQEETQQPTSDTQVLQEPRLLYEQDSSVMIPQYQGELGQEPLQNPMMETLMPDMQQQQPPMHGYPMYAPAGLEEDGLEAEEDGLAPLESQPITFTPEEMEKYSKLQQAAQQHIQQQLLAKQVKSFPPAAVAATAALAPAPPPPALQQIHIQQPAVSVASGTSITTVQHAILQHHAATAAAMGIHPAHHPHPAHAQLAQVHHIPQHHLTPISLSPLGHTLGHSLGHAGLIPAHHTAFLSGQPIHIIPASALHHTPLAFHHVPHAALYPTLFTPRPSQAAAAAAAALQLHPLLHPIFSGQDLQHPSNHGT from the exons GACGCACGGACCCCGTGCCCATTATTCTTAAATATGATGTCATGGGGATGGGACGGATGGAGATGGAG atggacTATGCAGAGGATGCCACAGAGAAAAGAAGAGTGCTCGAAGTGGAAAAGGAAGAGACAGAAGAGCTGCGGCAGAAATACAAG GATCAGATTGAGAAGGAGAAAGCAATTGCAAAAGCCCTGGAAGACCTGAGGGCTAATTTCTACTGTGAACTGTGTGACAAGCAGTACACCAAGCACCAGGAATTTGACAACCACATCAACTCCTATGACCACGCTCACAAGCAG AGGCTGAAAGAGCTCAAGCAGCGGGAGTTTGCTCGGAATGTGTCTTCGCGTTCCCGCAAAGGTGGAAAGAAACAGGAAAAGATGCTGCGTCGTCTTCACGAGCTGGCTGAGCAGAGGAAGCAACAGGACCG caCTCCGGGAAGTGGACCCATGTTCAAAACCACCACAGTGGCTATAGATGGCGAGAAAGCCGAAGATGGAGATATCTTTGCCCCTGAGACTGCTATTGTGACCGAGCCTGCCTTCGAGGTCTTTGTTCCAGACAAAAGCGAACGAGCCTCCCCGAAGCCTGCGCCGACGTTGAGCTTCTCCTTGGGCAAGAAGAAGAACTGCTCCTCACCTAGCGCCAGCGCGTCCTCCAAAGTCAGTGTGTCGTTCTCCTTCGCCAAGAAGGCACCGGTGAAGCTGGAGACGGTGGCTGCGGTGTTTACCGATCCCGGCGAGGAGGTCATCGAAGGAGAGGATGGCGAGGAGGGAGAAAAGGCGGCGGTCCAAGATGAAGCGTCTGCCTGCAACGCTGACAGCCCCAAAGGAGGCTCGCGCGTAAGTGATGGAGGAGAGTCCAGCGTTGCGACGGGGACAGAGGAGACGCAGCAGTCCAACGACGGAAACTCGCTGGCCTCGACGCTCAACAAGCtgaaaatgatgatgaagaaggAGGAGAGCTATGCAGGACAGGATCCCCAGTACTACCACTACATGCCCCCAGCGCACTGTCGAGTGAAGCCTCACTTCCAGTTTCTGCTGTTCATGAAGGCAACTGATCAGAATCAGAGTAAAGAAGAAGATGACGATGAGGACGAAGTGCAGGAGGAGAAGGTTGAGACCGCTTCTCAGGAGTCCAACGTCGTCGAGTGCAGCAACgaagatgacgacgatgatgatgccaTCACCGCCTCAACCCCTGAAGCTCAACAAACTCCTCAGCCTTCAAAAGTGAAGGAAGAGGACAACACTGCATGCGCAGTGGAGACGACTCCTGATCTTCCATCTTCCCTtaagcagaaagaagaaagctcaccaccaccaccgcagcCTTTAGACTCCAACTTGGGTCCCAAGATTCCCATGGGTCCCTTCTTCCCCGTGTTGAGTAAAGATGAGAGCACCACCTTGCAGTGGCCCTCCGAGCTCCTCGAGTTCACCAAAGCGCCGCCTTCAGTGTCTTACAGCTGCAATCCTTTATACTTTGATTTCAAGCGGTCTCGGAACAAGGGCATGCGTGCTGGGAAGGCTGTTAAGTCTCCAAAGCCTGGCGAGCCGCCTGACAAAGAAAAGCAGAAAGAGATAACCCCTAAGGCGGAACCCGTTGCTAAAACAGAGCTCAACAGTGATGGGGCCGCCGTGAAAGCGCAACATGGCCATTCCGAAAGTGGCGATCAAACGGTAGCGACGGGCGGCGGCAGcgccaagaagaaaaagaagaagaagaagcacaaAAAGTCGACAAAACATTCGAAGCGCAAAGCACAAGCTAAAGACGCACTCGCGGAAGATGCGCAGGGCGAGACCGAACCAACTCAAGAGATgcccaagaaaaagaaaaagcacaaaagaaAGAAGAGCAAGAACAAAGCAGCGGATCAAGAAGAAGCTGCAGGTGAGGAAAAGGAGAAAGCCAAGGAAAAGTCTGAAGTTAAACCCGAGCCTTCCTCAGTGCAGGCCCCAGCTGGAAGAGTTGGAGGAACTGGGAAGCGTAAACGGGCTATGAAGGGCCCTACGAGCAGGTCAGGAGTAGCGGAAAGGAGCACTGGAAAAAGCTTAGACAAAGCTAGTACCTCCGAGGAGCACGGCAGCAACAAGCGACTAAAAACAGATTCCGGGCCCTCCCAGAGCGCCTCTTGTTCCACCTCGGCTCAGAAAAGCCCGGGTCCCGGAAGACCTCCCAGTAGCGAGAGTGAGGAGGAAGGTGGTTCCACCACTCGGCGTTCGCGCCATCACCGGTCGAGTCCTCGGGAGGAGCGGCGTCACCACAGCGAGGAGTCGAGGCGCTCCGGCAGCCGCTCTTCGAGACGCGGCAGCAGCCGTCGACAGCACCACCGTGGCAAAACCTCCCAGAGTCGCTCTTATTCCAGCAGCTCTGACCGCTCCTCAGCGGGAAGCAGCGCCTACAGCCACCGAAGCCGCAGCTACTCGGACAGCTACAGCGACTACAGTACAGAGGGACACCAGCGCAGGCACTCCAAACGCTCGTCGGACTCAGACTACGAAAGGCGGGGCAACCGAGGGCACCGGCGGTCCAGGCGGCGCCAGtactcctcgtcctcctccgacGATTCCCGCTCACGGTCGCGCAGCTACAGCCGCAGGAAGCGGCACCGGCGCCACCACCGCAGCACCTCCAGGAGCTCCACGAGCTGGAGCCGCAGCACCAGCGTTCGATCTTGGAGGCGCAGCTACAGCCGCAGCCGCAGCTCGGGGAGCCGCTCATCCAGCTCGGCCAAGGGCTCCCCACACCGCCGGAGCGCGCAGAGCCGAGCGGGCAGCGAGACCCTGCGCAGGGACTTTAACCGGACCAGCGTCTATCGCTCGCAGTCGCCGCGATCCGCCTCACGCGGTCTTACCCGCACCGCCATCAGCTCACAAGCTCAGCGGCTCAGCGGCTCCCGGGATGCGGGCGAGTACAAAAACTCCCTCACGGCACGTCAGCTCTTGGAGAAGATTCAGTCGAAAAAGAATTCCGACGATCCCATCGCAGCAACCAAATCTGGTTTAAAGATCAAGGACCCACCGCAGGGATACTTTGGTCCCAAACTACCGCCATCTACCAAAAGCATGCTGCCGCTTTTTGGTAAGCTTCAAGCGGCGAAGAAAGCACCCGTGATCCCACCGAACAGAACGGATGAGTGTGACAAACCTGGAGAAGGGAAGAGCACGGAGGCTGATGGAGAAGTTATCCTGGTGGAGCCCATAAGGGAATTcccgccgccgcctccacctCCGCCACCTCCAGTTCTGCCAGTGCAGAAAGTCGAGGAGACCCCACAGAGCGTGACAGTACAGGAAGAGACGCAACAGCCGACATCGGACACTCAGGTGCTGCAAGAACCCCGGCTACTTTATGAGCAGGACTCCTCCGTGATGATACCTCAGTACCAAGGGGAACTCGGGCAGGAGCCCTTGCAGAACCCCATGATGGAGACCCTCATGCCCGACATGCAACAGCAGCAGCCCCCGATGCACGGCTACCCCATGTACGCGCCTGCCGGCCTAGAGGAGGACGGGCTGGAGGCAGAGGAAGACGGCCTGGCACCGCTGGAGAGTCAGCCCATCACCTTCACGCCGGAGGAGATGGAGAAGTACAGCAAGCTGCAGCAGGCGGCGCAGCAGCACAtccagcagcagctgctggcCAAGCAGGTCAAGAGCTTCCCGCCGGCCGCCGTGGCCGCTACCGCCGCCCTGGCGCCGGCGCCTCCCCCACCCGCCCTGCAGCAGATCCACATCCAGCAGCCCGCTGTATCGGTGGCGTCGGGCACGTCCATCACCACCGTGCAACACGCCATTCTGCAGCACCACGCTGCCACTGCTGCCGCCATGGGCATCCACCCGGCGCACCACCCGCACCCCGCCCATGCCCAGCTGGCCCAGGTGCACCACATACCACAGCACCACCTCACCCCCATTTCCTTATCCCCCTTGGGTCACACTCTTGGACACTCGCTGGGACACGCCGGGCTGATCCCCGCCCACCACACCGCCTTCCTTTCCGGGCAGCCCATACACATCATCCCAGCCTCGGCGCTCCATCACACACCCTTGGCCTTCCACCACGTGCCCCACGCCGCCCTCTACCCTACGCTCTTCACACCCAGACCCTcgcaggcggcggcggcagcagcggcggctcTCCAGCTCCACCCGCTCCTCCACCCCATCTTCTCAGGGCAGGACCTCCAGCATCCATCTAACCACGGCACTTGA